A genomic region of Friedmanniella luteola contains the following coding sequences:
- a CDS encoding glycoside hydrolase family 43 protein: MTPLAAATDVRRRPRRSPRSALGAGLTVLLLATACTSTPAGPAPETPAPSAAAATFTNPVLGQGADPFVTVVDGRYWSVQSSGTGVTLRSSTSLATLGGTDAETIFSGGDEGSPCCEWWAPELHEIDGRWYVYVAADGGDNDDHRTYVLEADAIEGPYSFAGRLQLPGNRWAIDATVFTAGSARYVAWSGWPGGTNGQQNLYLAELATPTTVRGKAVVVSEPRLDWETKAGTVGVLVNEGPAALVRDGQVFLTYSGSGCWTPDYAIGMLTADEDADLLDPGSWTKDPEPLFAGGDESGLYGTGHHSFFTSPDGRQTWFAYHAVTFAEGSCGEDRQVYVQPLGSGPGGRPEFGVPSGGAAEIPLPSGDPGA; encoded by the coding sequence ATGACGCCCCTCGCCGCGGCCACCGACGTCCGGCGTCGTCCGCGCCGGTCGCCGCGCTCCGCCCTCGGAGCCGGGCTGACCGTCCTGCTCCTCGCGACGGCCTGCACGTCGACCCCGGCCGGCCCGGCACCGGAGACGCCGGCGCCGAGCGCCGCCGCCGCCACCTTCACCAACCCGGTCCTCGGCCAGGGTGCGGACCCCTTCGTTACGGTGGTGGACGGCCGGTACTGGTCGGTGCAGTCCTCGGGCACCGGGGTCACGCTGCGCTCGTCCACCTCGCTCGCCACGCTCGGCGGGACCGACGCGGAGACCATCTTCTCCGGCGGCGACGAGGGCAGCCCCTGCTGCGAGTGGTGGGCGCCGGAGCTGCACGAGATCGACGGCCGCTGGTACGTCTACGTGGCCGCCGACGGCGGGGACAACGACGACCACCGCACCTACGTGCTCGAGGCCGACGCGATCGAGGGCCCGTACAGCTTCGCCGGCCGGCTCCAGCTGCCCGGCAACCGCTGGGCCATCGACGCGACGGTGTTCACGGCCGGCTCCGCCCGCTACGTCGCCTGGTCGGGTTGGCCGGGCGGGACGAACGGCCAGCAGAACCTCTACCTCGCCGAGCTGGCCACCCCGACGACGGTGCGCGGGAAGGCCGTCGTGGTGTCGGAACCGCGGCTGGACTGGGAGACGAAGGCCGGCACCGTCGGGGTGCTGGTCAACGAGGGCCCCGCCGCCCTGGTCCGTGACGGCCAGGTCTTCCTGACCTACTCCGGCTCGGGCTGCTGGACCCCGGACTACGCGATCGGGATGCTCACCGCCGACGAGGACGCCGACCTGCTGGACCCCGGCAGCTGGACGAAGGACCCCGAGCCGCTGTTCGCGGGCGGCGACGAGAGCGGGCTCTACGGCACCGGCCACCACAGCTTCTTCACCTCACCGGACGGCCGGCAGACCTGGTTCGCGTACCACGCGGTGACCTTCGCGGAGGGCAGCTGCGGCGAGGACCGCCAGGTGTACGTGCAGCCGCTCGGCTCCGGACCCGGCGGCCGGCCGGAGTTCGGCGTCCCCTCGGGCGGCGCGGCGGAGATCCCGCTGCCCTCCGGCGATCCCGGCGCCTAG
- a CDS encoding sigma-70 family RNA polymerase sigma factor — MPAATPGPGEPSGAGRSAGELSSHLAQLLGRAAEGDVDAFADLYEATSSRTYGTVLRVLRAPQHAAEVVQEVYLEVWQKATTYSPGRGSAMGWILTLAHRRAVDRVRSVESDTARDDRWGRAAEDRTADPVWDRVDADLAVELVRGGLQRLTPLQRQSLQLAYDDGCSQSQIARLLDVPLGTVKARMRDGLIALRAHLRAGS; from the coding sequence GTGCCCGCAGCGACGCCCGGCCCCGGAGAACCCTCCGGGGCCGGGCGCTCGGCGGGCGAGCTCTCGTCCCACCTGGCCCAGCTCCTGGGCCGGGCGGCCGAGGGTGACGTCGACGCCTTCGCCGACCTCTACGAGGCCACCTCCTCCCGCACCTACGGCACGGTGCTGCGGGTCCTCCGGGCTCCGCAGCACGCCGCCGAGGTGGTGCAGGAGGTGTACCTCGAGGTCTGGCAGAAGGCCACCACCTACTCCCCGGGACGAGGCAGCGCGATGGGCTGGATCTTGACCCTCGCCCACCGGCGGGCCGTCGACCGGGTCCGCTCCGTGGAGAGCGACACCGCCCGCGACGACCGCTGGGGCCGGGCCGCCGAGGACCGCACGGCCGACCCCGTGTGGGACCGGGTGGACGCCGACCTCGCCGTCGAGCTCGTCCGTGGGGGGCTGCAACGGCTCACCCCCCTGCAGCGGCAGTCCCTCCAGCTGGCCTACGACGACGGCTGCAGCCAGAGCCAGATCGCCCGTCTCCTCGACGTGCCGCTGGGCACGGTCAAGGCCCGCATGCGGGACGGCCTCATCGCCCTCCGCGCCCACCTCCGGGCCGGGTCGTGA
- a CDS encoding fasciclin domain-containing protein: MFTTSRLARLAIAAAALTLPLSVAACGAETAAAPAGQSTSSAPSMSASSSPMASPSMSPSASASMADAPFGAACSAVPKTGKGSFDGMSADPVATAASNNPLLSTLVTAVKKAGLVDTLNNAENITVFAPTNDAFAKIDKKTLDKVLADKEMLTAILTEHVVGEKLTPMTLAGDHDTLNKAQGVTVEGSGENFTVNGDAKVLCGNVQTANATVYIIDTVLLPKS; the protein is encoded by the coding sequence ATGTTCACCACCTCCCGTCTCGCCCGTCTCGCCATCGCCGCCGCGGCCCTGACCCTGCCGCTGAGCGTCGCCGCCTGCGGCGCCGAGACCGCCGCCGCGCCGGCCGGTCAGTCGACCTCCTCGGCTCCCTCGATGAGCGCCTCCAGCTCCCCGATGGCCTCGCCCTCGATGAGCCCCAGCGCCTCCGCGTCCATGGCCGACGCCCCGTTCGGCGCCGCCTGCTCCGCCGTCCCGAAGACCGGCAAGGGCTCCTTCGACGGCATGAGCGCCGACCCCGTCGCCACCGCCGCCAGCAACAACCCGCTGCTCAGCACGCTGGTCACCGCCGTCAAGAAGGCCGGCCTCGTCGACACGCTGAACAACGCCGAGAACATCACCGTCTTCGCGCCGACCAACGACGCCTTCGCCAAGATCGACAAGAAGACCCTCGACAAGGTCCTCGCCGACAAGGAGATGCTGACCGCGATCCTGACCGAGCACGTCGTCGGCGAGAAGCTGACCCCGATGACGCTGGCCGGGGACCACGACACCCTGAACAAGGCCCAGGGCGTCACGGTCGAGGGCTCGGGCGAGAACTTCACGGTCAACGGGGACGCCAAGGTCCTCTGCGGCAACGTCCAGACCGCGAACGCGACCGTCTACATCATCGACACGGTCCTGCTGCCGAAGTCCTGA
- a CDS encoding GAF and ANTAR domain-containing protein produces the protein MTLDPTTPGPPGDDGDLAVALAALADVELGRTPVGAGVRVLAATVRELVRREAEVSVTIVQDGRPRTAAFTDDLAVDLDERQYSSGAGPCLEAARTGRTIPLVLEQSEERYPEFVRAALRRGLTHTLSVPVPVQGDWTAALNLYGTTGDPFSAGTRLGVERFAPYAGTFLANLQRHHDALEQAAGLQEAMRSRATIEQAKGVLMAQQRCSADAAFALLVRASQRDNVKLRDLAAALVERAARP, from the coding sequence ATGACCCTCGACCCCACCACCCCCGGGCCGCCGGGCGACGACGGCGACCTGGCCGTCGCGCTGGCCGCGCTGGCCGACGTCGAGCTGGGGCGGACCCCGGTCGGTGCCGGGGTGCGGGTCCTCGCGGCCACGGTCCGCGAACTGGTGCGGCGCGAGGCCGAGGTGTCGGTCACGATCGTGCAGGACGGGCGGCCGCGGACCGCCGCCTTCACCGACGACCTCGCCGTGGACCTCGACGAGCGGCAGTACAGCAGCGGTGCGGGGCCCTGCCTGGAGGCGGCGCGCACCGGTCGCACCATCCCGCTCGTCCTGGAGCAGTCCGAGGAGCGCTACCCCGAGTTCGTCCGGGCCGCCCTCCGCCGTGGCCTCACCCACACGCTCTCGGTGCCCGTGCCCGTCCAGGGCGACTGGACGGCGGCCCTCAACCTGTACGGGACCACCGGCGACCCGTTCAGCGCCGGGACCCGGCTGGGCGTCGAGCGCTTCGCCCCCTACGCCGGCACCTTCCTGGCCAACCTGCAGCGGCACCACGACGCCCTCGAGCAGGCCGCGGGCCTGCAGGAGGCCATGCGCTCGCGCGCGACCATCGAACAGGCCAAGGGCGTGCTGATGGCGCAGCAGCGCTGCTCCGCGGACGCGGCCTTCGCCCTGCTGGTGCGGGCCTCCCAGCGCGACAACGTCAAGCTCCGCGACCTCGCCGCGGCCCTGGTCGAGCGGGCCGCCCGGCCCTGA
- a CDS encoding GTP-binding protein LepA: MTTPTVDPTRIRAHVERLGALHPPVDLAAADYTLRDARAVRARFAGPLEYMARVEMEVERNVLELAVLLPGVSETDRLFYADVWGPQEEHHGVLLDTLGQHLGMAPAEPDLDGVPPRIRVLGALAHIPAVHEVIRLLYYLTGAATERSAMLAYQAMSDGLAAMGEDAVKTTVVDAIKVQEPGHFAFYRMSALELVQSGALAPWQLHLARLLRSKTFGLVGAKTRAQRTQFGSVLVELGIDQELERNVRDIVRVETQLLGAADQGLAVPGYALAAFRDAAALYRESAVAGVGRELVAA, translated from the coding sequence ATGACCACGCCGACCGTCGACCCCACCCGCATCCGCGCCCACGTGGAGCGGCTGGGCGCCCTGCACCCCCCGGTCGACCTCGCCGCCGCCGACTACACGCTCCGCGACGCCCGGGCGGTCCGGGCCCGGTTCGCCGGGCCGCTGGAGTACATGGCCCGCGTGGAGATGGAGGTCGAGCGCAACGTGCTCGAGCTGGCCGTGCTGCTGCCGGGCGTCAGCGAGACCGACCGGCTGTTCTACGCCGACGTGTGGGGGCCGCAGGAGGAGCACCACGGCGTGCTGCTGGACACGCTCGGCCAGCACCTCGGGATGGCGCCGGCCGAGCCGGACCTCGACGGCGTCCCGCCCCGCATCCGCGTGCTCGGCGCGCTGGCGCACATCCCGGCGGTGCACGAGGTCATCCGGCTGCTCTACTACCTCACCGGGGCGGCGACGGAGCGGTCGGCGATGCTCGCCTACCAGGCGATGTCCGACGGCCTCGCCGCGATGGGCGAGGACGCCGTCAAGACCACGGTCGTCGACGCGATCAAGGTGCAGGAGCCCGGCCACTTCGCCTTCTACCGGATGAGCGCGCTCGAGCTGGTCCAGTCGGGGGCGCTGGCGCCGTGGCAGCTGCACCTGGCGCGCCTCCTGCGGTCGAAGACCTTCGGCCTCGTCGGCGCGAAGACGCGCGCGCAGCGGACGCAGTTCGGCAGCGTCCTCGTCGAGCTGGGGATCGACCAGGAGCTGGAGCGCAACGTCCGCGACATCGTCCGGGTGGAGACCCAGCTGCTCGGCGCGGCCGACCAGGGGCTGGCCGTGCCGGGTTACGCGCTGGCCGCCTTCCGCGACGCCGCCGCTCTCTACCGCGAGTCCGCGGTCGCGGGCGTCGGCCGCGAGCTCGTCGCGGCCTGA
- a CDS encoding ABC transporter permease, which yields MSLPSTGSGTGTVPTTEHAPSRRTVRAGGYLRFLGGRVLGMVAVLLVIALISYAIFYLLPANPAQLSCGRPCTPERLAQAEAFMGYDQPWWRQFLAFLGGLVVGRTYGTGAAAIQCAAPCFGYSFRLNQPVTELIVDRIPVTFSIAIGAAVLWLLIGVGTGVVSALKRGSLTDRVLMTGAVAGVSAPAYLVGLLGILLFGFTLNMVPVSGYVPLSESPVDWAWHLVLPWLVLAFLNAALYTRLTRGEMLEVMGEDYIRTARAKGLGEGRVVRHHALRNVLIPVATVFGLDLGGLLGGAVITEKVFSMQGLGALLLDAVGNLDLQVLVGVTLFSAFVIVVANFVVDLTYGLLDPRVGNRSG from the coding sequence ATGAGCCTGCCGTCGACCGGTTCCGGGACCGGCACCGTCCCGACCACCGAGCACGCACCGTCCCGCCGGACGGTGCGGGCCGGCGGCTACCTGCGCTTCCTCGGCGGCCGCGTGCTCGGCATGGTCGCGGTGCTGCTGGTGATCGCCCTGATCAGCTACGCGATCTTCTACCTGCTGCCCGCCAACCCGGCCCAGCTCTCCTGCGGGCGGCCCTGCACGCCGGAACGGCTCGCCCAGGCGGAGGCGTTCATGGGCTACGACCAGCCCTGGTGGCGCCAGTTCCTGGCCTTCCTCGGCGGTCTGGTCGTCGGTCGCACCTACGGCACGGGGGCCGCGGCCATCCAGTGCGCCGCCCCGTGCTTCGGCTACTCGTTCCGGCTGAACCAGCCGGTGACCGAGCTGATCGTCGACCGGATCCCCGTCACCTTCTCGATCGCGATCGGCGCGGCGGTGCTGTGGCTCCTGATCGGGGTGGGCACGGGGGTGGTGTCGGCGCTGAAGCGGGGCTCCCTGACCGACCGCGTGCTGATGACCGGGGCGGTTGCCGGGGTCTCCGCGCCCGCCTACCTGGTGGGCCTGCTCGGCATCCTGCTGTTCGGCTTCACGCTCAACATGGTGCCGGTGTCGGGCTACGTGCCGCTGAGCGAGAGCCCCGTCGACTGGGCGTGGCACCTGGTGCTGCCGTGGCTGGTGCTCGCCTTCCTGAACGCCGCGCTCTACACCCGGCTCACCCGGGGCGAGATGCTCGAGGTGATGGGGGAGGACTACATCCGCACCGCCCGGGCCAAGGGCCTGGGCGAGGGACGGGTTGTCCGCCACCACGCGCTCCGGAACGTGCTCATCCCCGTCGCCACCGTCTTCGGCCTCGACCTCGGCGGCCTGCTCGGCGGGGCCGTGATCACCGAGAAGGTCTTCTCCATGCAGGGCCTGGGCGCCCTGCTGCTCGACGCCGTCGGCAACCTGGACCTCCAGGTGCTGGTGGGCGTCACCTTGTTCTCGGCCTTCGTGATCGTCGTGGCGAACTTCGTCGTCGACCTCACCTACGGCCTCCTCGACCCGCGGGTCGGGAACCGCTCCGGCTGA
- a CDS encoding phosphotransferase family protein — protein sequence MRERPRDVADEVVLDAVRRHWAGTAEAVEHLPVGFGAHHWAVWTAGVRTHFATLDAVGARHSATSLEAAYRTAVTLAAELELVVAPLTSRSGACTVPLSPVPLGRYALSLTPWSSARTPEVLDGPATAALLGRLHAVDPPPTTPRWRPRVPPDLAVRLTAACAAPWTSGPHGEEARAAIGARLEAVGRWTARYHALGATAAGRRWVVTHGEPHEANQLVDDRGRLRLVDWESVALAPAERDLRTLLERGHPVAVEPAMVELFDLEWRLDEIAQYAAWFAAPHPGSASDAVALEDLHHELGRPDAV from the coding sequence GTGCGGGAACGCCCTCGCGACGTCGCGGACGAGGTGGTCCTGGACGCCGTGCGTCGCCACTGGGCGGGCACGGCCGAGGCCGTCGAGCACCTGCCGGTCGGCTTCGGGGCGCACCACTGGGCGGTGTGGACGGCCGGGGTGCGGACCCACTTCGCGACCCTCGACGCGGTCGGCGCGCGCCACTCCGCGACGTCACTGGAGGCCGCCTACCGCACCGCGGTCACCCTGGCGGCGGAGCTGGAGCTCGTCGTCGCGCCGCTGACGAGCCGCTCGGGCGCCTGCACCGTCCCCCTCAGCCCCGTCCCCCTCGGGCGGTACGCCCTCTCGCTCACCCCGTGGTCGAGCGCCCGGACCCCGGAGGTGCTGGACGGGCCGGCCACCGCCGCGCTGCTGGGCCGGCTGCACGCCGTCGACCCGCCCCCGACCACCCCGCGGTGGCGTCCCCGGGTCCCGCCGGACCTGGCGGTCCGGCTGACCGCCGCCTGCGCCGCTCCCTGGACGTCGGGACCGCACGGCGAGGAGGCGCGGGCGGCGATCGGCGCCCGGCTGGAGGCCGTCGGCCGGTGGACCGCGCGCTACCACGCGCTGGGGGCGACGGCGGCGGGCCGGCGCTGGGTGGTGACGCACGGCGAGCCGCACGAGGCGAACCAGCTGGTCGACGACCGCGGCCGGCTCCGGCTGGTCGACTGGGAGTCGGTGGCGCTGGCTCCCGCCGAGCGCGACCTCCGGACGCTGCTGGAGCGCGGCCACCCCGTGGCGGTGGAGCCGGCCATGGTCGAGCTGTTCGACCTGGAGTGGCGGCTCGACGAGATCGCGCAGTACGCCGCCTGGTTCGCGGCCCCGCACCCGGGCAGCGCGAGCGACGCCGTCGCCCTCGAGGACCTGCACCACGAGCTGGGCCGGCCGGACGCTGTCTAG
- a CDS encoding ABC transporter permease, translating into MSTEQVDAPSLGGRQVGRRLRADPGAVVGVVVVLGFVLVAALAPLVVLVSGHNPYDYDLDALDATGAPAGAFGGISADHWFGVEPLTGRDLFAVVVYGARTSILVGLLATVVSVVLGVVVGLLAGYFGGWSDRLLSRATDVVFGFPSLIFMIALGAIIPTWLPKSALIVLVIGFFGWPPIARVVRGQTLLLKERNYVVASRAAGAGAGHVMLRQILPNLAATIIVFATISVPGKIGAEAALSFLGVGVPPPTPAWGRSIGDAISWVQTDPMFLIFPGAALFLVTLAFNLFGDGLRDALDPRSASLRR; encoded by the coding sequence ATGAGCACCGAGCAGGTCGACGCCCCGTCCCTGGGCGGCCGGCAGGTCGGCCGGCGACTCCGCGCCGACCCGGGCGCCGTCGTCGGTGTCGTCGTCGTGCTCGGCTTCGTCCTCGTCGCGGCCCTGGCACCGCTCGTCGTGCTGGTCTCGGGGCACAACCCCTACGACTACGACCTCGACGCGCTCGACGCCACGGGTGCTCCGGCCGGCGCCTTCGGCGGCATCAGCGCCGACCACTGGTTCGGGGTCGAGCCGCTGACCGGCCGCGACCTGTTCGCGGTCGTCGTCTACGGGGCCCGGACCTCGATCCTCGTCGGGCTGCTGGCCACGGTCGTGTCGGTGGTGCTCGGCGTCGTCGTCGGGCTGCTGGCCGGCTACTTCGGCGGCTGGTCCGACCGGCTGCTCAGCCGGGCCACCGACGTCGTGTTCGGCTTCCCCAGCCTGATCTTCATGATCGCCCTCGGTGCGATCATCCCCACCTGGCTGCCGAAGTCGGCGCTGATCGTGCTGGTCATCGGCTTCTTCGGGTGGCCACCCATCGCCCGCGTCGTCCGGGGCCAGACGCTGCTGCTCAAGGAGCGGAACTACGTCGTCGCCTCGCGGGCGGCCGGAGCCGGCGCGGGCCACGTCATGCTTCGCCAGATCCTGCCCAACCTGGCGGCGACGATCATCGTGTTCGCCACCATCTCGGTGCCGGGCAAGATCGGGGCCGAGGCCGCCCTGTCGTTCCTCGGCGTGGGCGTGCCGCCGCCCACCCCGGCCTGGGGTCGCTCGATCGGCGACGCGATCAGCTGGGTGCAGACCGACCCGATGTTCCTGATCTTCCCCGGCGCCGCACTGTTCCTGGTGACACTGGCCTTCAACCTCTTCGGGGACGGGCTCCGCGACGCCCTCGACCCCCGGTCCGCGAGCCTGCGCCGATGA
- a CDS encoding serine hydrolase translates to MLTGLRRPVRGAAGLALAVALLSACGSPPAPVAGPPEPGVGPGAPATRATRSTPTPAPSPTARATPTARPTPTARTAPPARPSAAPPSWVGDRRDVVAFAPLDDPTDVTVEGRVTDAEAWSTSKVLVVAAFLDTVVDGDPDRLTAAQRRLVERALTRSDGVAAAALRAQLPGRPGRAMTAVLRAAGDRTTTAPDRYEGLMSWSAREQVRFMAALAAGEVVSPAASAYLLAQMRPVAAQAWGLGTVGASAYKGGWLRADRVTRQMGLLDGYAVAVLTDAVGPAVVQSDGDAAHVRQLDRLAAGLRERLAAERAER, encoded by the coding sequence GTGCTGACCGGCCTGCGACGACCTGTGCGGGGCGCCGCCGGCCTCGCGCTCGCGGTCGCGCTCCTCAGCGCCTGCGGCAGCCCGCCGGCGCCGGTGGCCGGCCCCCCGGAGCCGGGCGTCGGTCCGGGCGCTCCCGCGACCCGCGCAACCCGGTCCACGCCGACGCCCGCGCCGAGCCCGACCGCCCGGGCGACCCCGACAGCCCGGCCGACCCCGACGGCCCGGACGGCTCCCCCCGCCCGGCCGTCGGCGGCCCCGCCGAGCTGGGTGGGCGACCGGCGCGACGTCGTCGCCTTCGCCCCCCTGGACGACCCGACGGACGTGACGGTCGAGGGCCGGGTGACCGACGCCGAGGCCTGGTCCACCTCCAAGGTGCTCGTCGTGGCGGCCTTCCTCGACACGGTCGTCGACGGCGACCCGGACCGGCTGACGGCGGCGCAGCGACGGCTGGTCGAGCGGGCGCTGACGCGGTCCGACGGCGTGGCCGCGGCAGCGCTCCGGGCCCAGCTGCCGGGCCGACCCGGGCGGGCGATGACGGCCGTGCTGCGCGCGGCCGGCGACCGGACCACCACCGCGCCGGACCGGTACGAGGGCCTGATGTCCTGGAGCGCGCGCGAGCAGGTCCGCTTCATGGCCGCGCTGGCCGCCGGGGAGGTCGTGTCCCCCGCCGCGAGCGCCTACCTGCTGGCGCAGATGCGGCCCGTCGCCGCGCAGGCCTGGGGACTGGGCACGGTCGGCGCGAGCGCCTACAAGGGCGGCTGGCTGCGGGCCGACCGGGTGACCCGGCAGATGGGCCTGCTGGACGGCTACGCCGTGGCCGTGCTGACCGACGCGGTCGGTCCCGCGGTCGTGCAGAGCGACGGGGACGCCGCCCACGTCCGGCAGCTGGACCGGCTGGCCGCCGGGCTCCGGGAACGGCTGGCGGCCGAGCGCGCGGAGCGCTGA